GTGTTCATCCTGCTCAACCGGCGGCTCGCGGTTCCGCTCGCGCCGCTGACGCTGTCGACGGCGATGTCCGGGCTCGGCTTCGCGCTCGCGCTCGTGCCCGCCGCATTCGAATGGCATGCGCTGGCGAGCGGCTGGACGCTCGGCGCCGTCGGTGCGATCGCGTATTACGCGCTGGTGCCGACCGTGCTCGGCTACCTGTGCTGGTACGCGGGCTCGGCACGCACGAGCGGCACCGAAGCGGCGCTGTTCACCGCCTTCGCGCCGGTATCGGCGGTGCTGTTCGCCGTGACGCTGTTCGGGGAGACGCTCGGCGGCACGCAGGTACTCGGCGTTGCGCTCGTCGTCGCGGCGATGCTCGTAGGCGCGACGCGGCGGCGTGATGCGGCGACGCGGCGACCGGCAGCGCAAGCGGACGCGTCCGCATCGCAGATCGCCGAGTGATCCGGTCCGCTGCGCATCCCGCGTGACCGGCCAACGGTAACGATTGTAGGAATGTGTCGGCGCGCGGCAAAACCGTTGCGCGCCATCGCGCAAGGTGCAATATTCGCGTGGCCTGGCCATTCGACCACCGAACGCATACGCATCGCCATGAACAAGAAGGAAGCCAAAACACGCATCGCGGCGCTGTTGTCCGCGGGCGCGAGGAAAGCCGACGTGCTCGCCGAGCTGGCGGGCCACGGTCTCAAGGAACAGTTGCTCGCGCGCCTGATCGCGTCGCGCCCCGATCCCGCGCTGTGTTGGAGAAACCGCGTGCACACGCGCATCCTGGTCGGGCTGGGCGTCGCGCAGCTTTTGATCAGCGTCGCACTCGCCTACGTGTTCGCCGCCGGTGGGCTCGGCATCGGCGCGACGCTGCTGTTCGGTGCGCTGACCGTGTCGCTGTCGCTGCTGTTCATCTGGGGGTTCGCGACGCACCGGGTCGGCGCCTATCACGCGTACATCGTTCTGTCGCTGCTACAACTGCCGAAAACCATCGCCGCGCTCGGTCGCGATCCGTCCGCCGCGCTGCCGAGCCTCGCCGTCACCGTGATCCTGGTCGGCTACGTGTGGTTCGTCCGCAACCGGATGTTCCCCGACTTCGGCTGGTTTTCGCCGCGCAAGATCGACGGCCGCTACGCCTTCGTCGAAAGCGCCTGACGCCGCGTTCGGCGTGACGCGGCCTCTATCGCGGGCCGCAAAAAACACCGGCCCGCCCCGCAACGGCGGGACGGGCCGGTGTGTTCCGCGCAGGCCGGAACCGTTCGGCTTACTTCGCCTTTTCCGCGGTGTCGCTGATCGCCTGCCCGCCCTTCGAAATGTCCTGACCCACACCGGCAATCGTGTTGCAACCAGCGAGCGCGGCGGTCACCACCAGCAGCATTGCAGCAATCGTACGCGTCATTCTCAATCTCCTTCGAGTCGAAAAGCCCGAGCGGGCAGATCGTGTCAGGCGGCGCGTCCCGCGGCATGCGGAACACGGGGCCTGAACGGATTATACGGAGACGCCCGCCGCGCGCCAGTGCACGCAGCGTCGCGGCCGCGCAGATTTTGCTTGACTTCGTCGTCGCCCGAACTAATATACGCACCGCGTATATTTTCCCGTGAGGTTCCGCCGATGACCGTTCCCCAGCAAGCCTTCCTCCGCGACGCGATGCGCCGCCTCAACATGACCCGCGAGGCGTTCGCGAACCGCATCGGCGTCAGCCGCCGCGCGCTTGATACGTGGCTGTTGCCCGACGATTCGCAGGAGTCGCGCGGGATGCCGGAAATCGTCGAGCGCTTCGTGTCGGAGATCGTCGGCCGCGCCGCACCGGAAAACGGCAACCATACGCAAAGCGTAGATAATCATGGGCTGGCGAAGCAATTCCTGTTCGAGGGCAAGCCGCAGCTGCTGTCGGTCGACCAGTTCACGCGGGATTCGGTCGAGGCGCTGTTCCGCGTCGCCGACGTGATGCAGCCGATCGCACGCCGCCGCAAGATCTCGCGCGTGCTCGAGGGCGCGGTGCTCGGCAACCTGTTCTTCGAGGCGAGCACGCGCACCCGCGTGTCGTTCGGCGCGGCGTTCTGCCGGCTCGGCGGCTCGGTGTGCGACACGACCGGCTTCACGTTCTCGTCGATGGCGAAAGGCGAATCGATCTACGACACGAGCCGCGTGATGGCCGGCTACGTCGACGCGCTGGTGATCCGCCATCCGGAGAAGGGCTCGGTCGCCGAATTCGCGCGCGCGACCAACCTGCCGGTGATCAACGGCGGCGACGGCCCCGGCGAGCACCCGAGCCAGGCGCTGCTCGACCTGTATACGATCCAGCGCGAATTCTCGCGGCTCGGCAAGATCGTCGACGGCGCGCACGTCGCGCTCGTCGGCGACCTCAAGTACGGCCGCACCGTGCATTCGCTCGTCAAGCTGCTCGCGCTGTACCGCGGGCTCAAGTTCACGCTCGTGTCGCCGCCGACGCTCGAAATGCCCGCGTACATCGTCGACCAGATCTCGAAGAACGGCCACGTGATCGAACAGACGCACGACCTCGCGGCAGGGCTGAAGGGCGCGGACGTCGTCTATGCGACGCGGATCCAGAAGGAGCGCTTCACCGACGAATCGTTCGAGGGCTATACGCCGGATTTCCAGATCAACCAGGCGCTCGTCGACGCCGTCTGCGGGCCCGACACGCTGATCATGCACCCGCTGCCGCGCGACAGCCGGCCCGGCGCGAACGACCTGTCGGTCGACCTGAACCGCGACCCGCGGCTCGCGATCTTCCGGCAGACGGACAACGGGATTCCGGTGCGGATGGCGATCTTCGCGGTGCTGCTCGGCGTGGAAAACCTCGTCCAGCATTCGATGCGCGACGCGACGTGGCGCCCGCCCGCGTACCTCGGGCCGGAGGATGCGGTGTTTCACGGGATCGATTGACGCGCAGCGGCGCCGCGCGGCCGGATTCGTTCGCATCCGGCCGCGAACGCCGATGCCGGCAGCGCGAGCACGCGCGTCGCGGCGCATGTCGCCGGTCGCCGGTCGCCGGTCGCCGGTCGCACTCGCCAGCCGCCAGCCGCCAGCCGCCAGCCGCACAACTATCGTCACGATCATCGGTAACGCGAGCGGCGTCCGCGCCTACGCGGCGATGCACGGCTCAGCACGTGCAATCCGCTGCGCTCGACGCGACCATGCACGAACGCAACCGCTCGCCGACATTCTTTCCGCCACCCATCCGCCTGCGTCGGTAACATCGGCACTTGCCCATCGCCGCCCGCTCGCGCACAATCGGCCCACCTGCCCTCCTCTCCCCGCGCCGATGTCCTACGCGTCGCTCGCCACCGGCGTTCTCCTGGCCGCCGGCCTCGGTCAGCGCTTCGATCCCAGCGGCCTGCACAGCAAGCTGCTCGCCCTGCTTCCCGACGGCACGCCGGTCGCAGTCGCGGCCGCGCGCCGGCTCGCGACGGCCACCGCCGACGTGGTCGCCGTCGTGCGCCCCGGCGCCGATAAACTCGCCTATCTGCTGAACGAATCCGGCTGCCGGGTCGTGTTCGCGCCCGACGCGGTGCGCGGCATGGGCGCGAGCCTCGCCGCCGGTGTGCGCGCGAGCGCCGATGCAGACGGCTGGCTCGTCGCACTCGGCGACATGCCGTGGATCGCCGCATCCACCTACGAAGCCGTCACGCGCGCGCTAGATGCCGATCGCGCGTCGATCGTCGCGCCGATGCATCGTGGCGTGCGCGGTCATCCGGTCGGCTTTGCCCTGCACCATTACGATGCGCTCGCCGCGCTCGACGGCGACACCGGCGCCCGCGCGCTGTTCGCGCGCGAGCGGGTCACGCTGCTCGACGTCGACGATCCGGCCATCCTGCGCGACGTCGACACGCCGGCCGATCTGCGCTGACGTCGACGCGCGCCGCCAGCGCAAGGTCCGAGATTCGGTGCGATATCAACCGCCGAGCGAATATCGCAGGCAATCGCACTGCAAACGCGTGCCCGATTGCCTATAAAGGAGACGAGGCGCGCTCACCGCGCCGTCCGCTTCCCCTGTCACGCATTGCGCGAGCTCTCCATGGATCACACGACTCCGCTGCCCGAGCCCCCGGCAGACCCGACCCGCGATCCGGAAGACGACCCGTTGTCGCCGCCGGCGCCCGGCCACCCTCACGAGAATCCGCAGCAGCCGGAGGGGCCGCCGAGCAAGGACCCGGTTTAGCCGATGGCCGTACACGACCACGCGCATCGTGTGACCCGCAACAGCCACTAAGCAGCCGCGCTTTCCCGCGCGACGCGCGCTTCGTAAGTCTTCAGATGGTTGTACGCGATGCGCAACAACGACAGCGCATCTGCCGCATGCGGGTCGCATCGCGCGAGCAGATCGCCGATCACGTGGTCCGCTTCGACGCGCGCGCCCTGCTCGACGTCGCGCAGCATCGATGCGGTCAGCGGCGACGGCGTCAGCACCATTCGCTGCATCCGCTCGATCGCGGCCGGCTCCGGGCGATAACCGTTGTGCGCGGCAATCGCGCTGCACTCGTCGAGCATGGCCTCGAGCAGGCGGCGTCCGTCCGGCGCGGCCAGAATGTCGCCCACCGAGCCGCGAAACAGCGACGTGCCCGCCGCGAGCGTGGCCAGAAACACCCACTTCTCCCACATGCGCGCGATGATCGCGTCGCTCAGCGTGACGTCGAAACCGGCGCCGCCGAGCACGTCGGCAACCGCGCGCACGCGCGCCGATTCGCCGCCGCCGAGTTCGCCGAACGAGAGGCCGTGCGTGTCGTTCAGATGTACGATCCGCTGCTCGCGATCGAGCGTCGCGGCGATCACGCACAACCCGCCCAGCACCCGCTCCGCGCCGAACCGCTCGCGCAGCACGTCCAGGTGGCGCATCCCGTTGAGCACCGGAAGAATCATCGTGGCCGGGCCGACGAACGGCGCGATGGCAGCGATCGCATCGTCGAGGCTGTACGCCTTGCAGCTGAGCAGCACCAGATCGAACGGCGCGGCCGCGTCGCCGGTGCGTAACGTCTGCACATTGGCGAGCGTCAGGTCGCCGCGCGGGCTGCGAATCATCAGACCATCGCGCGCGAGCGCCGCCGCGCGACCTTCGCGCACCAGAAACGTCACGTCGCGCCCGGCCGCCGCGAGGCGACCGCCGAAATAGCCGCCGACCGCGCCGGCCCCTACCACCAGAATCCGCATCGCTGCCTCCTTTCGCCTCGTTCAATGCCGCCACGCGGGCCGCTCGCCGGCCCGGCGCATGGCCGCAATCGTCAGACAGTATAGCCACACAACCTATGCATATGCAGGGATGACCGCAGGCCGGCATGCGACGTTCGCAAGACATCTAAGGGATTTCCCGCCTACGGGAACGGTCGCGTCGAGCCGACAAACAAGTAAACCAGAAGTAAACCGCTAGGCCGTCCCGGCGCGCCTGCTTGACCGACCGACCTGATACCCATGCGCACCCTTTCCCTGAATCAGAAACTCGCTTCGATGATCGTCATCCTTTGGCTCGGCCTGCTCGTGATCGCAGGGCTCGGCGCGTGGCAGACGCGCGCATCGATGATCGATGACCGCCGCGACCAGCTCTCGACGCTGGTGTCGCAGGCCGCGAGCGTCGCCGATCACTTCTACAAGCTGTCGCAGCAGAACGCGATGCCGGAAGCCGATGCGAAGCAGAAGGCGCTGGAAGCGATCGCCGCGATGCGCTACGGCGCCGACGGCTACGTCTCGATCAACGACTCGAAGGCGGTGATCGTGATGCATCCGATCAAGCCCGAGATCAACGGCAAGGACATGTCCGGCTTCACCGATCCGAACGGCCGGCACCTGTTCGTCGACATCGTGAAGGCCGCGGACCAGAGCGGCGGCAAGGGCTTCGTCGAATACAAGTGGCCGAAGCCGGGCGCGGACAAGCCGCAGGACAAGACGAGCGTCGTGCAGCGCTTCGCGCCGTGGGACTGGTATCTCGTGACCGGCATGTACATGAACGACGTGCGCACGGCGGTGCTCGCGAGCGTCGGCCGCTGGTTCGCGATGACCGCCGTGCTGGGCTCGATCGCCACGTTCGTGATGGTGCTCGTGCTGAAGAGCGTGCGCGCGAATCTCGGCGGCGCGCTCGAGGACGCGCTGGCGACCGCGCAGCGCATCGCGCAGGGCGACCTGACCGCGCGCGTCGACCTGCGGCCGAACGATCGCGGCAGCCTGCTGCACGCGCTGCACACGATGCAGGGCGGGCTGATCGACATGGTGTCGCGCGTGCGCATGGGCACCGAGAACATCAACGTCGGCGCGGGCGAGATCGCCGCCGGCAACACCGACTTGTCGCAGCGCACCGAGGAACAGGCTGCCGCGCTCGTGCAGACCGCGTCGAGCATGGACCAGATGACCGCGAACGTGAAGCAGAACGCGGACAGCGCCGCGCAGGCCGCCACGCTCGCCGACCAGGCCGCGCAGGTCGCGACGCGCGGCAGCGAAGTCGTCGACGACGTCGTGCGCACGATGGCCGAGATCACCGACCGCTCGCACAAGATCGGCGACATCATCGGCGTGATCGACGGCATCGCGTTCCAGACCAACATCCTCGCGCTGAACGCGGCCGTCGAAGCCGCGCGCGCGGGCGAACAGGGCCGCGGCTTCGCGGTCGTCGCGGCCGAAGTGCGCTCGCTCGCGCAACGCTCGGCCACCGCGGCGAAGGAGATCAAGTCGCTGATCGTGTCGTCGAACGAAACCGTCGACCACGGCGCGGCGCTCGTCACGCAGGCAGGCGAGACGATGGGCGAGATCGTGCAGTCGGTGCGGCGCGTGAACGAGATCCTCGACGAGATCAGCCACGCGTCGCGCGAACAGAGCGCCGGGATCGAACAGGTCAATCGCGCGGTCGGCGAGATGGACCAGGTGACGCAGCAGAACGCGGCGCTCGTCGAGCAGGCGGCGGCCGCCGCGCATTCGCTGCGCGATCAGGCCGAAGCGCTGCGGGATGCGGTCACGCGCTTCGCATTGCCGGCCTGACGGGCTGATACCGGCCTGATACCGGCGCGCTTGCGGCGCGCTGCTGCACCCGGCGCGCTCGCGTCGGGTGGCTGGCCGGGGCTCACATTCGGTTGCGGGCGGTGTCGATGCGACGACGCACGCACGTGCGCTTCATAGGCGCGAACGCCCGCTTGCGCGGCGACGATCGCGCGGCGAACTGGCGTCTCGTGTCGCGGCCGGTTACGCAATTGCCCGGCCGTCCCCGCGGGGCGCACGTCGATCGAAGATGTATCGGCCGCGGCCGTTCAGATCCCTTCGTCCGTTTAGCCCGCTCGGCGCATTCGGCCCACTCCGCTCATTCACCCTTCCCACCGATCGGCGTTCACGGCCGATCGCATACCGCCCCACCGCGCGACCTTGCCGCCATCGACATCGCGCATACGCGTCGGCATCGTCATTCGCGCTGCATCACCGATACCGCACCCGCGCCGCGCAGCCGCCCCGCAGCCTGTCCGCCGCCGAAGCCGAGTGCGGCCGCCCGTTGAATCAGCTCGATGTCGTTTTTCGCGCCGAGCTTCTTCATCGCGCTGATCTTCTGCGCGCTGACCGTTTGCTTGCCCTTGTTCAGCCGCTCGGCGATCGCCTTGATCGGCATGCCGTCGAGATACAGGCGGATCACCTCGATTTCGCGCGTCGACAGCTTGACGGGCGGCCCGTCCTGTTCGGCAATCGTATCGAGCGCGCCGCGCACGAGCGGCGACAGATAGCTGCCGCCGCTGTAGCTCGAATGGATCGCGGTCACGATGTGGCCGACGTCGTCGAGCTTGCTGACGAGACTCGGGCAGCCCTGCGCGAGGATCGAGCGGATGATCACCGGGCTCTCGCTGCCGACCAGCGCGACCGTCCCGACGCCCGGGCGCATGCGCCGCAACCACGCGAGCAGCGCCAGACAGTCCATCTGCGGGCCGCCGCGGATCGAATAGTCAACCAGCGCGATATCGCAGTCGACATCGGCCAGCGCCGCGACCATGTCGGACGGGCTCCGATAGGCGCCGACGAGCGCGATCGCGCACGCGTCGCCGGCGATATGCTCGACGCCGGCCAGCGTCAGCGGCCAGTCGTACGCGAAAACGGTGCGAATGTTGAATTTCCCCATGCGTGGTTCCTGAAGGTTCGCGTGGCCGCGCGACGCGACACGTCGCGACGCGGCCGGTTGGGCGGTGACTCCGCGGGCGGGATATTTTTATCCCAACGTCATTCTATGAAACGGCGCGCGGCCGGGATATCGGACGCGGTATAGATGGACGCCCAGGGACGTAATACGAGTTTGATATTTCGATCGTCGTACGCGATCGCGGACGCGCGCATCGTCCGGACGGCCGACGTTGCGGGCCGTGCGGGCCGCGCCGCTTGCCGGCGCGGTAAAATTGCGGCCCAGCATGCCATTCCGGACGACCGGCCGACGGCTGCGCACGCCCGGCCGTGCGCCGTCGGCCGGCCCCCTGCTTCTTCCATGACCGATTCCGACCTCCACGCCGACGACACCACGATCCACGACGACACCCTCTGGCGCGACAGCGGCTGGACGGCCCGCATCATCAAGAACGAAGACGACGACGGCTGGGCCGTCGAGATGGTCAAGGACGGGGAAGCCGAGCCGGCGCTGGTCGGGCCCTGGACGATGGGGCGCGACAAGAAGAACCCGAAGCCGATGGACGCGAACGCGTTCCGGACGCTGGTCAAGACGGCGACCGAGGTGCTGATGCGCCACGAGCAGCAGCGGCGCGCGATGCTGCACAAGGAAGTGACGGTCTGGGCCGGCGAGGACGAAGTGTCGGTGACGCTCGATATCGTGCCGGACGAATTCGAGCCCTATGCGGAACTCAAGGCGCTCGACCGCTTCGGCGAGCTGCTCGGCGAAGCGAAGGTGTCGGCGGCGTTCAAGCTCAACAAGGCCAGCGCCGCACGCTGGATCGAATCGGATTTCGAGCGCCCGGCTTAGGGCCTGTTCACGCCAATAAAGGGCTTGCGCTGGCCCCACGAGTGAGTTTTTCCGCGCGGTCCCTGACGCAGGCCGCCGCCCGCTGCGCGCGCACGCGCCGCGTCAGCCGTGCAGGCCGTGCGTGGTCATCAGCCGGTACAGCGTGGCGCGCGACACGCCGAGCTGCGCCGCGACGTCGGCATGCTGCTGGCGACGGTTCCGCAGCAGCATCTCCTCGATCGTGCGGCGCTCCGCCTGCCGGCGCGCCTCCACGAGCGTCGGCGGGCGGCGCAACCGGTACTGGCTCAACTCGAGATCGTCGGCCGAGATCAGCGGGCCGTTCGTCATCACGACCGCGAAGCGAATCCGGTTGATCAACTCGCGCACGTTGCCCGGCCATGCATAGTCGTGAATCGCCTCGATCGCGCACGGCATGAAGCCGCGAATCCGGTGCGGGCTGTCGCCCCGATAGCGCTGCAGCACGTGATCGGCGAGCAGCATGATGTCGCGGCCGCGCGCACGCAGCGGTGGCTCGTCGATACGCAGCACGCACAGGCGGTAATACAGATCGGGGCGAAAGCGCCCGGCCTGCATCGCCGCCTCCAGATCGACGTGCGTCGCGGACACGATCCGCACGTCCACCGGCACCGACGCGTGCGCGCCGAGCCGCTCGATCGTGCCTTCCTGCAGAAAGCGCAGCAGGCTCGCCTGGCTCTCGAACGGCATGTCGCCGATTTCATCGAGAAACAGCGTGCCGCCGTGCGCGGCCTCGATCCGGCCGATCTTGCGCTGGTGCGCGCCCGTGAACGCGCCGCGCTCGTGGCCGAACAGTTCGGCCTGCAGCAGCGTCGGCGGAATGGCCGCGCAGTTCACCGCGACGAACGGCGCGTCGGCGCGCGACGAATGCCGGTGGATCGCGCGGGCGGTCAACTCCTTGCCCGTCCCGGATTCGCCGGCGATGAACACCGCAGCGTCGGTGTTCGCCACCTTGCGGATGGTCGAGAACAGGCGCCGCATCGCGTCGCATGCGCCGATCATCGTGTCGCAGGGTGGCATCGCGAGCGCGGCCGGGTCGGCGTGCGCGAGCTTCAGCATCCCGTACGCATGGCCGGCGAGATAGCCGATCGTCTTGCAGCCCGCGGCGCGCGACGCGAAGCCGAAACAGCACTGGCGGATCAGGCGCGCGAGCGCGACATCGCGCAGCAGCGCGTCGTCGGCGAGCGCGACCCAGCCGACGTGCGGGTCGCGCAGCAGCGCCTCGAACGCGGCCGCGTCACGCGCCGCGTCACGCATATTGAACGCGGTGAAGTCGACGATTCCCGCATGCAGGCGGTTCGCCTTCACGAGGTTGAGTGCGTCCGCAACGGACTTGGCGCGCGAGACGTCCCAGCCGCGCGACGCGAGACAGTCGACGAGCGCGGCGTCCGGATACGGCGACACATAGACGAGCGG
The sequence above is drawn from the Burkholderia ubonensis genome and encodes:
- a CDS encoding permease → MNKKEAKTRIAALLSAGARKADVLAELAGHGLKEQLLARLIASRPDPALCWRNRVHTRILVGLGVAQLLISVALAYVFAAGGLGIGATLLFGALTVSLSLLFIWGFATHRVGAYHAYIVLSLLQLPKTIAALGRDPSAALPSLAVTVILVGYVWFVRNRMFPDFGWFSPRKIDGRYAFVESA
- a CDS encoding entericidin A/B family lipoprotein; translation: MTRTIAAMLLVVTAALAGCNTIAGVGQDISKGGQAISDTAEKAK
- a CDS encoding aspartate carbamoyltransferase — its product is MTVPQQAFLRDAMRRLNMTREAFANRIGVSRRALDTWLLPDDSQESRGMPEIVERFVSEIVGRAAPENGNHTQSVDNHGLAKQFLFEGKPQLLSVDQFTRDSVEALFRVADVMQPIARRRKISRVLEGAVLGNLFFEASTRTRVSFGAAFCRLGGSVCDTTGFTFSSMAKGESIYDTSRVMAGYVDALVIRHPEKGSVAEFARATNLPVINGGDGPGEHPSQALLDLYTIQREFSRLGKIVDGAHVALVGDLKYGRTVHSLVKLLALYRGLKFTLVSPPTLEMPAYIVDQISKNGHVIEQTHDLAAGLKGADVVYATRIQKERFTDESFEGYTPDFQINQALVDAVCGPDTLIMHPLPRDSRPGANDLSVDLNRDPRLAIFRQTDNGIPVRMAIFAVLLGVENLVQHSMRDATWRPPAYLGPEDAVFHGID
- a CDS encoding nucleotidyltransferase family protein, whose product is MSYASLATGVLLAAGLGQRFDPSGLHSKLLALLPDGTPVAVAAARRLATATADVVAVVRPGADKLAYLLNESGCRVVFAPDAVRGMGASLAAGVRASADADGWLVALGDMPWIAASTYEAVTRALDADRASIVAPMHRGVRGHPVGFALHHYDALAALDGDTGARALFARERVTLLDVDDPAILRDVDTPADLR
- the panE gene encoding 2-dehydropantoate 2-reductase; the encoded protein is MRILVVGAGAVGGYFGGRLAAAGRDVTFLVREGRAAALARDGLMIRSPRGDLTLANVQTLRTGDAAAPFDLVLLSCKAYSLDDAIAAIAPFVGPATMILPVLNGMRHLDVLRERFGAERVLGGLCVIAATLDREQRIVHLNDTHGLSFGELGGGESARVRAVADVLGGAGFDVTLSDAIIARMWEKWVFLATLAAGTSLFRGSVGDILAAPDGRRLLEAMLDECSAIAAHNGYRPEPAAIERMQRMVLTPSPLTASMLRDVEQGARVEADHVIGDLLARCDPHAADALSLLRIAYNHLKTYEARVARESAAA
- a CDS encoding methyl-accepting chemotaxis protein — protein: MRTLSLNQKLASMIVILWLGLLVIAGLGAWQTRASMIDDRRDQLSTLVSQAASVADHFYKLSQQNAMPEADAKQKALEAIAAMRYGADGYVSINDSKAVIVMHPIKPEINGKDMSGFTDPNGRHLFVDIVKAADQSGGKGFVEYKWPKPGADKPQDKTSVVQRFAPWDWYLVTGMYMNDVRTAVLASVGRWFAMTAVLGSIATFVMVLVLKSVRANLGGALEDALATAQRIAQGDLTARVDLRPNDRGSLLHALHTMQGGLIDMVSRVRMGTENINVGAGEIAAGNTDLSQRTEEQAAALVQTASSMDQMTANVKQNADSAAQAATLADQAAQVATRGSEVVDDVVRTMAEITDRSHKIGDIIGVIDGIAFQTNILALNAAVEAARAGEQGRGFAVVAAEVRSLAQRSATAAKEIKSLIVSSNETVDHGAALVTQAGETMGEIVQSVRRVNEILDEISHASREQSAGIEQVNRAVGEMDQVTQQNAALVEQAAAAAHSLRDQAEALRDAVTRFALPA
- a CDS encoding response regulator transcription factor, giving the protein MGKFNIRTVFAYDWPLTLAGVEHIAGDACAIALVGAYRSPSDMVAALADVDCDIALVDYSIRGGPQMDCLALLAWLRRMRPGVGTVALVGSESPVIIRSILAQGCPSLVSKLDDVGHIVTAIHSSYSGGSYLSPLVRGALDTIAEQDGPPVKLSTREIEVIRLYLDGMPIKAIAERLNKGKQTVSAQKISAMKKLGAKNDIELIQRAAALGFGGGQAAGRLRGAGAVSVMQRE
- a CDS encoding sigma-54 dependent transcriptional regulator; amino-acid sequence: MPPPVAASRHHAAPSRPLVYVSPYPDAALVDCLASRGWDVSRAKSVADALNLVKANRLHAGIVDFTAFNMRDAARDAAAFEALLRDPHVGWVALADDALLRDVALARLIRQCCFGFASRAAGCKTIGYLAGHAYGMLKLAHADPAALAMPPCDTMIGACDAMRRLFSTIRKVANTDAAVFIAGESGTGKELTARAIHRHSSRADAPFVAVNCAAIPPTLLQAELFGHERGAFTGAHQRKIGRIEAAHGGTLFLDEIGDMPFESQASLLRFLQEGTIERLGAHASVPVDVRIVSATHVDLEAAMQAGRFRPDLYYRLCVLRIDEPPLRARGRDIMLLADHVLQRYRGDSPHRIRGFMPCAIEAIHDYAWPGNVRELINRIRFAVVMTNGPLISADDLELSQYRLRRPPTLVEARRQAERRTIEEMLLRNRRQQHADVAAQLGVSRATLYRLMTTHGLHG